The Mesorhizobium sp. M3A.F.Ca.ET.080.04.2.1 genome contains the following window.
AGTTCTGCATCGTGGCGACGATGCCGAATACGAACGCCGCGATCTCGCGGACGGACTTCATGCCGGAGAGGGACTGATATTGGGCCTGCCAGCCATCATCGGGCTTCGGCAGAAAGACTCCCCTGTTCTGCCTGTCATTTGCGTCGGGATAGACGAGGTCGATGGCGAAGGTCGGCCAACGCGGCAGCGGCGCGTCGAAAAGATGGATGGGGAAGTTGCTGCAGATGCCGCCATCGGAAAACCAGCAGCGTCGGAAGGCAGCCGTGTCGGATGGCTGTTCGGCGCCGCCGGCGGCAAGCGAATCGGTAGCCTCCAGGGGCGTTTTCGGACTGCTCTTTTTGAGCGCCGGCGCATCCACGCCGTCCGCGGCGGCGGGATCGAAGATTTCATGCAGCGGCACAGCGCTGATCAGCAGCGGGAAGCTCAGGCTCATGCGGGTGGCGACCAGGACCGGGAGCTTTCCATATTCAGGCAGGCGATAATAAGTTTCGCCATTGAAGCGACGCTGCTTGCCCGATTCGCCGATCATCCAGTCGACAAGGTTCTCGGGAAACAGAGCATCGAACTCACGCTTGAGGAACCAGAAATGGGTGTCCTTGTCGAAGGGCAGGCTGCGCGGTTCGCTGTGCGAAACGTCGGTGGTGATCATCGTCAGGGAAACGGCATGACTCGATTGAGGCTCCTGCGGGTAGGGCGGCGCTTCCCACAGGTCCTCGAACAGGAGCGGCCTGGCGTCGGCCTGGCCGGAGAGGTTCTGCAGCGTTTCATGCAGCCAATCGGTGAGCGCCGGTTTGCCCTTTCCCCGGAACGACCCGGCGCCCCGCTTGCCGCAGCAGAGGCCGAGAAGGTTGCGCCGCACCACCCGCGCGACGCGCAGGGCGGCAAAGACTGCCCCGAGCGCATAGGCGCCGAGGAATGAAGGAACCGCGTGCAAGACGATCGCCAGGGGATCCGAGAAGAAGCCGGCGGCCCACCAACCCCAGCAGAGCAGAGCGAAGAGCCCGAATGTCTCGACTGGTGCGATCGCAAACACCGCGACGACGGTCTGAAGCCACTTGCGAAGCGGGCCGTCGTTTCCGGCAAGCACGACAACCAGCCTGTAGGCAGCGCTAGCGCCCGAGGCGGGCTGGAACAGGCCGAAGATGAAACCCTCACCCGAAAGCGTGCTGGACACTCCAGCCAGACCGGCGAAACCGACCTGCGACGGGGCTTTGGCGATTTCCTGCCCGGCGGTCTTTCGCCGCTCCCCGACCGCGGCGGCGGCGCAGGCGGCAGCGGCGATCGCGCCGGCGGAGGTTCCGCCGATGCTCTTGAACCGGTATGTCTCGGACAGCTTCAGGGCCGCGTTGGGATAGACTATGCCGCTGGTGATGCCGCCCTTCATGACGAGATCGCAGTATTTGAACGCACTCTCCGCCAAGGGCCCCTCCTCGAAAGCAAAACGACCGGACAAGGAAGCATTTGATGCCGCATCTACTTCCTGTCGGTGACTGTTGCTTTGGGAGGATGAGCCTCTTCTTGAGAAAAG
Protein-coding sequences here:
- a CDS encoding patatin-like phospholipase family protein; its protein translation is MAESAFKYCDLVMKGGITSGIVYPNAALKLSETYRFKSIGGTSAGAIAAAACAAAAVGERRKTAGQEIAKAPSQVGFAGLAGVSSTLSGEGFIFGLFQPASGASAAYRLVVVLAGNDGPLRKWLQTVVAVFAIAPVETFGLFALLCWGWWAAGFFSDPLAIVLHAVPSFLGAYALGAVFAALRVARVVRRNLLGLCCGKRGAGSFRGKGKPALTDWLHETLQNLSGQADARPLLFEDLWEAPPYPQEPQSSHAVSLTMITTDVSHSEPRSLPFDKDTHFWFLKREFDALFPENLVDWMIGESGKQRRFNGETYYRLPEYGKLPVLVATRMSLSFPLLISAVPLHEIFDPAAADGVDAPALKKSSPKTPLEATDSLAAGGAEQPSDTAAFRRCWFSDGGICSNFPIHLFDAPLPRWPTFAIDLVYPDANDRQNRGVFLPKPDDGWQAQYQSLSGMKSVREIAAFVFGIVATMQNWRDLLQSRAPGNRERIVHVPLTPEEGGMNLNMPARILEQVSEKGTRAGETFAEFSFDAHYWTRWRNLASALQRYTIRVAESADYEPKIAEYVKAYETARTTNPVPPFAFEGAMQRAEARALLAGLIAQGHRWEDKGPDFTETAPRPLPQMQITLTY